The DNA sequence CGAACTCGCGCACGACCGCGGAGAGATCTGACATGAGCCTGTTCGCAGAACTGTCCAATGGCGTGAACGCCGTCCGCCCCAGCCGCACGCGCATGCTCAATTACGACGCCGCGCTGGTGGTGTCGGCGGCTGCCCTGATGCTGATCGGCCTGGTCATGGTGTATTCGGCATCGGTCACGCTGGCCGATTCGCCCAAGTACAAGAACTACGGCAATTACTTTTTCCTTATCCGCCATGTTGCCTACCTGATGGTGGGGCTGTTCGCGGCCGTGTTCACGTTTTCGATCCGGCTGGATACGTGGCAGAAGTACGCCATGGCGCTGTTCTCAATTTCGCTGGTGCTCCTGGCGGTGGTGCTGGTGCCAGGCATCGGCCGGGAAGTGAACGGCGCGCACCGCTGGCTGCCGCTGGGCGTCGTCAACTTCCAGCCGTCGGAATTGATGAAGCTGGCCGTGCTGATCTACGCGGCCGACTACACGGTGCGCAAGCAGGAACACATGCAGTTCTTCTGGCGCGGCTTTGTGCCGATGGCGGTGGCCATGGCGGCGTCCGGCCTGTTGCTGCTGCTCGAGCCCGACCTGGGCGCCTTCGTGGTGGTCGTGGCGATTTCGATGGGCATCCTGTTCCTGGGCGGCATGAACGGCAAGCTGTTCGCGGGCCTGACGGGCGTGCTGGTCGGCACCTTCATGCTGCTGATCTGGGCCGCGCCGTGGCGCCGGGAACGTCTGTTCGCCTACCTGGATCCGTGGAGCGAGGGCAATGCGCTGGGCAAGGCGTATCAGCTGTCGCATTCCCTGATCGCGTTCGGCCGCGGCGAATGGCTGGGCGTGGGCCTGGGCGGCAGCGTCGAAAAACTGCATTACCTGCCCGAAGCGCATACCGACTTTCTGCTCGCCGTGATTGGCGAGGAACTGGGCTTTGTCGGCGTCGCCGTCGTGATCCTGCTGTTCGCGACCATCGTGCGCCGCGGCTTTGAGATCGGCCGCCAGGCCATTGCCATGGACCGCACCTTCAGCGGTCTGGTCGCCAAGGGTGTCGTGCTGTGGTTCGGCGTGCAGACGCTGATCAACATGGGCGTGAACCTGGGCCTGCTGCCGACCAAGGGCCTGACCCTGCCGTTCATGAGCTTTGGCGGCACGGGCATCGTGTTCAACATGTGCGCGCTGGCGGTGCTGATGCGCGTGGATTACGAAAACCGCATCCTGATGCGTGGAGGGCGCCTGTGACGGCTCACGCACGCACCCTCATGGTCATGGCCGGTGGCACGGGCGGGCACATCATGCCCGGCCTGGCCGTCGCGCAAGACCTGCGCGCGCGCGGCTGGAACGTGGTCTGGATGGGCCACCCCGATGGCATGGAATCGCGCCTGGTGCCGCCGCAAGGCATTCCGCTGGTGCCGCTGCGCTTTTCGGGCGTGCGGGGCAAGGGCGTCAAGACGCTGGTCAAGCTGCCGTTCACGTTGCTGCGTGCACTGGGCCAGGCCTTCTCGGCCCTGGGCCGGCACAAGCCCGACGTCGTGCTGGGCATGGGCGGCTATGTGGCGTTGCCCGGCGGGCTGATGGCGGCGATGCGCGGCATTCCGCTGGTGCTGCACGAACAGAATTCCGTGGCCGGCATGACCAACAAGGTGCTTGCCCGGGTGGCGGACCAGGTGCTGACGGCTTTCCCGGGCGCGTTCCCGGGCAAGGGCGGCAACGCGGCGGTCGAACAGGTCGGCAATCCGGTGCGTCCTGAAATGACCCGTCTCGCGGCGCCCGCGGACCGCCTGGCTGGCCGCACCGGCCCGCTGCGCCTGCTGGTCGTCGGCGGCAGCCTGGGCGCGCAAGCCCTGAACGATACGGTGCCGCAAGCCCTGGCCCGCCTGCCTGCCGATGCGCGACCCACGGTCGTGCATCAGGCCGGCGAAAAGCATCTGGCGGCCTTGCAGGCGTCCTATGACAAGGCCGGCGTGACGGGCGATTGCCGCGCCTTCATCACCGACATGGCGGCGGCCTATGCCGACGCCGACCTGGTGATCTGCCGATCGGGCGCCATGACGGTGGCCGAGATCTGCTCGGCCGGCGCGGCCGCGCTGTTCGTGCCGTTCCCGCACGCGGTCGACGACCACCAGACCACCAACGCCAAATACCTGAGCGATGCGCAGGCCGGCTGGCTCAAGCCGCAATCGGCGCTGACGCCCGAGTGGCTCGCGGCCTGGCTGGCCGAGCGCACGCGCCCCGAATTGATCGAGACCGCGACGCGTGCGCGTGCGATGGCCCGGCCGCAGGCAACCGCCCGCATCGCCGACATCTGCGAAGCCGCGGCGCGCAAAGAGAAACCATGAGACACCGGATCAGACACATCCATTTCGTCGGCATCGGCGGCTCCGGCATGAGCGGTATCGCCGAAGTCCTGCTGAACCTCGGCTATCGCATCAGCGGGTCCGACCTGGCCGACAACGCGACCACGCAACGCCTGGCCGCGCTGGGCGCGTGCATCGTGCAAGGCCACAAGGCCGAGAACATCGAAGGCGTCGATGCCATCGTCACGTCGACCGCCGTGGCGGGCAACAATCCGGAAGTGATTGCGGCCCGCAACAAACGCATTCCGGTCGTGCCGCGCGCCTTGATGCTGGCCGAGCTGATGCGCCTGAAGCGCGGCATTGCCGTGGCCGGCACGCATGGCAAGACCACCACGACCAGCCTGGTGGCCAGCATCCTGGCCGCGGGCGACCTGGATCCGACCTTCGTGATCGGCGGCCGCCTGAACTCGGCCGGCGCCAACGCCAAGCTCGGGCAGGGCGAATTCATTGTGGTCGAGGCCGACGAGTCCGACGCATCGTTCCTGAACCTGCTGCCCGTCATGGCCGTGATCACGAACATCGACGCGGACCATATGGACACGTATGGCCATGACTTCGCGCGGCTCAAAAGCGCCTTCGTCGAATTCACGCAGCGCATGCCGTTCTACGGCACGGCGGTGCTGTGTTCGGACGACGCCAGCGTGCGCGAGATCATGCCGTTCATCTCACGTCCGATCACGACCTATGGCTTCAATGCCGACGCGCAGATCCGCGCGATCGACGTGCGCGCCGATGGCCCCCGCATGTGCTTTACCGTGCTGCGCCGCGACCGCGACGTGGAACTGCCGCCGATCGACATCACGCTGAACCTGCCGGGCGAGCACAACGTGCGCAACGCCCTGGCTGCGATCGCGGTGGCGACCGAACTGGGCGTGTCCGATGCGGCCATTCGCGATGCGCTGGCCGCCTTCAACGGCGTGAACCGCCGCTTCACGCAGGCCGGCGTCTTCCCGGTGACCGACGCCAACGGCGGCGGCAGCTTCCGTGTGATCG is a window from the Pigmentiphaga litoralis genome containing:
- the ftsW gene encoding putative lipid II flippase FtsW yields the protein MSLFAELSNGVNAVRPSRTRMLNYDAALVVSAAALMLIGLVMVYSASVTLADSPKYKNYGNYFFLIRHVAYLMVGLFAAVFTFSIRLDTWQKYAMALFSISLVLLAVVLVPGIGREVNGAHRWLPLGVVNFQPSELMKLAVLIYAADYTVRKQEHMQFFWRGFVPMAVAMAASGLLLLLEPDLGAFVVVVAISMGILFLGGMNGKLFAGLTGVLVGTFMLLIWAAPWRRERLFAYLDPWSEGNALGKAYQLSHSLIAFGRGEWLGVGLGGSVEKLHYLPEAHTDFLLAVIGEELGFVGVAVVILLFATIVRRGFEIGRQAIAMDRTFSGLVAKGVVLWFGVQTLINMGVNLGLLPTKGLTLPFMSFGGTGIVFNMCALAVLMRVDYENRILMRGGRL
- the murG gene encoding undecaprenyldiphospho-muramoylpentapeptide beta-N-acetylglucosaminyltransferase; the protein is MVMAGGTGGHIMPGLAVAQDLRARGWNVVWMGHPDGMESRLVPPQGIPLVPLRFSGVRGKGVKTLVKLPFTLLRALGQAFSALGRHKPDVVLGMGGYVALPGGLMAAMRGIPLVLHEQNSVAGMTNKVLARVADQVLTAFPGAFPGKGGNAAVEQVGNPVRPEMTRLAAPADRLAGRTGPLRLLVVGGSLGAQALNDTVPQALARLPADARPTVVHQAGEKHLAALQASYDKAGVTGDCRAFITDMAAAYADADLVICRSGAMTVAEICSAGAAALFVPFPHAVDDHQTTNAKYLSDAQAGWLKPQSALTPEWLAAWLAERTRPELIETATRARAMARPQATARIADICEAAARKEKP
- the murC gene encoding UDP-N-acetylmuramate--L-alanine ligase; protein product: MRHRIRHIHFVGIGGSGMSGIAEVLLNLGYRISGSDLADNATTQRLAALGACIVQGHKAENIEGVDAIVTSTAVAGNNPEVIAARNKRIPVVPRALMLAELMRLKRGIAVAGTHGKTTTTSLVASILAAGDLDPTFVIGGRLNSAGANAKLGQGEFIVVEADESDASFLNLLPVMAVITNIDADHMDTYGHDFARLKSAFVEFTQRMPFYGTAVLCSDDASVREIMPFISRPITTYGFNADAQIRAIDVRADGPRMCFTVLRRDRDVELPPIDITLNLPGEHNVRNALAAIAVATELGVSDAAIRDALAAFNGVNRRFTQAGVFPVTDANGGGSFRVIDDYGHHPVEMAATLAAARGAYPEHRIVLAFQPHRYTRTRDCFEDFVKVLGTADAVLLAEVYPAGETPIVAADGRSLTRAVRVVGRVEPVFVEDIADMPHTIADFARDGDVVIVMGAGSIGAVPAKVGAMFADPQHAAAPILQGSPS